The following proteins come from a genomic window of Anopheles ziemanni chromosome 3, idAnoZiCoDA_A2_x.2, whole genome shotgun sequence:
- the LOC131287323 gene encoding tetraspanin-2-like isoform X1, which yields MAIKGCCSVVKYLVVLVNLLFWVVGFLIVSLAIWMLSDPTFLISITQNETHYLIALYIFLAVGGLMLVVAFFGCCGAFKESQWMLTSFFCCLLMVLVAELAAGAWAFQNSDKLDNVVRSAVKEAVQTQYGIIPTRTETLDAFQKHYKCCGAEGPNDWKSSAFNNVERPTPSIEISNQPSNYKVPETCCVPNISSEECKRATQMHLVASKTEDAHIFSDGCMDKVVKAIKENVKLICYVGAAIVAIELLTLILSLLLCCAIRRNDNYKH from the exons ATGGCTATAAAAGGGTGCTGTTCAGTGGTGAAATACCTTGTGGTGCTTGtgaatttattgttttgg GTTGTCGGATTTCTGATCGTTTCGCTGGCCATCTGGATGCTTTCCGACCCCACCTTCCTGATTTCCATTACCCAAAACGAAACGCACTACTTGATTGCATTGTACATCTTTCTTGCCGTTGGTGGGCTGATGCTAGTCGTTGCATTTTTTGGCTGCTGTGGTGCATTTAAGGAATCTCAATGGATGCTTACATCG TTTTTCTGTTGCCTGCTGATGGTGCTCGTGGCTGAGCTGGCTGCCGGTGCCTGGGCGTTTCAAAATTCCGACAAGTTGGACAATGTGGTGCGTTCGGCTGTAAAAGAAGCGGTGCAGACCCAATACGGCATCATTCCGACGCGCACGGAAACATTGGACGCCTTCCAAAAACAC TACAAGTGTTGTGGTGCGGAAGGGCCAAATGATTGGAAGTCCAGTGCTTTTAATAACGTAGAGCGTCCGACACCTAGCATCGAGATTTCCAATCAACCGTCGAACTACAAGGTCCCGGAAACATGCTGCGTGCCCAATATCTCTTCGGAAGAATGCAAAAGAGCAACACAGATGCATCTCGTGGCATCGAAAACGGAAGATGCACATATATTTTCGGAC GGGTGCATGGATAAAGTGGTGAAAGCAATAAAGGAAAACGTGAAACTGATCTGTTATGTAGGGGCCGCGATTGTGGCCATCGAGCTGCTGACACTGATACTCTCCCTTTTACTCTGCTGCGCTATACGCAGGAACGATAACTATAAACACTAA
- the LOC131287323 gene encoding tetraspanin-2-like isoform X2, which yields MLSDPTFLISITQNETHYLIALYIFLAVGGLMLVVAFFGCCGAFKESQWMLTSFFCCLLMVLVAELAAGAWAFQNSDKLDNVVRSAVKEAVQTQYGIIPTRTETLDAFQKHYKCCGAEGPNDWKSSAFNNVERPTPSIEISNQPSNYKVPETCCVPNISSEECKRATQMHLVASKTEDAHIFSDGCMDKVVKAIKENVKLICYVGAAIVAIELLTLILSLLLCCAIRRNDNYKH from the exons ATGCTTTCCGACCCCACCTTCCTGATTTCCATTACCCAAAACGAAACGCACTACTTGATTGCATTGTACATCTTTCTTGCCGTTGGTGGGCTGATGCTAGTCGTTGCATTTTTTGGCTGCTGTGGTGCATTTAAGGAATCTCAATGGATGCTTACATCG TTTTTCTGTTGCCTGCTGATGGTGCTCGTGGCTGAGCTGGCTGCCGGTGCCTGGGCGTTTCAAAATTCCGACAAGTTGGACAATGTGGTGCGTTCGGCTGTAAAAGAAGCGGTGCAGACCCAATACGGCATCATTCCGACGCGCACGGAAACATTGGACGCCTTCCAAAAACAC TACAAGTGTTGTGGTGCGGAAGGGCCAAATGATTGGAAGTCCAGTGCTTTTAATAACGTAGAGCGTCCGACACCTAGCATCGAGATTTCCAATCAACCGTCGAACTACAAGGTCCCGGAAACATGCTGCGTGCCCAATATCTCTTCGGAAGAATGCAAAAGAGCAACACAGATGCATCTCGTGGCATCGAAAACGGAAGATGCACATATATTTTCGGAC GGGTGCATGGATAAAGTGGTGAAAGCAATAAAGGAAAACGTGAAACTGATCTGTTATGTAGGGGCCGCGATTGTGGCCATCGAGCTGCTGACACTGATACTCTCCCTTTTACTCTGCTGCGCTATACGCAGGAACGATAACTATAAACACTAA